The genomic stretch ATTTTTAGATCTCTCTACTGCATTTGCTAATCCCTTCTGCAGGGCATCCCTAGAGAGGCGAGAATGCATTTTAAGACTATGCACATAGGCATAGCGTTGCATCGCACCAACGCTGCTAACATCACACGATTTTTCTCCGACGTTCAGTGTTCTTTCCAATTTCTTCTCTAATTTTCTGACATTTGTGAATCTTGATCCATCAGCATTGGGATTTGGACATTGGACAATttggttagatttttttttttacatcatTTTCTGAATATTAagtttaaatgtttaaattttaatctttttctctgctttactttTGTATTGGATAATTGGATGATATTTCTCTTATTAGTTCACAGAAAAAGGTTAGTTAGGTCATTGGATGATATTTCTTTTCTCTAGCATTCTTTTATCAGTTCTTGATCTGTGCTTTACTTTTTGTGTTAtcattttcacaaaaaaaaaaaatcttttatcaGTTCTAGTTTCAGGCTTGTTAATTCATAATTGAACCTGCAATTTGCTTACTTTCATGATTTTCTAGAAAAGGTTAAACTCCTTTTCAATTTTGATGATTTTCCATGCTATGTCTTTTACTTTATAGTTTGTATCTATCACCTATTAGAAAATCAGTTAGGTCATCGAATCTTTTGAACTTGTAATTagcttatataaatatataagtaAATTGTAAGATAATGTGTTTTCTTAttgattgaaaatttgaaattagtctAATAGTATTCTTGTAAGTTAATTGTAGCTACCTTTTCTTATTAAATGTTTAgattaatcaattttttatcagAAAACTATCCAAAAAAATCTAACATAATATATTGTTACTTTTGAATGTAGACATGAATTATTGAGTTAATATTCAATTCTAATACCTTGCAGGTATAATAAAAGAATATTGAAAATGCCTCCTAAATATATGTCTGGAGCTCAAAAGAGAAAAATGAAACAAAGGGAGGAGACATTAATTCAAAGTCAAGCCGGTGatattaacaaatatttttattagaAGTAGCAGAATAGAAAGAGAGGAATTAAGGGATAATTTGGTGATTGAAGAACAAAGTCACAATGAAAATGAGGAATTAGCTGAGGCTGCCAATTTGATCAAGTCGAATGAAAACTTAGAAGAAGACTCTCAACATGAAAAATTAGATTCAACTCTGAATTTGCAGGATCCTGTAAATTGGAATAACAACAGTCAAAAATTGAGAGACTACTTAATAGAAATGGGTCCAAAAAGAGTGAATGATTTTTTGTTTCCTAAGGATAGTAACAATAGACATTTTGATTCATCGCATTATACACGGGTAATGACAACTGGACAAACAATAGATAGAAGATGGCTTGTATATTCTATTTCATTGGATAAAATATTTTGCTTCTGTTGCAAATAATTCAAGACTGAACAAATGATGAGTAGAATGGGGAATTTGGGTAATGATGGATACAAAGACTAGCGGAATATGCATAGAAGTCTTAAACAACATGAAGCTAGTAGAGATCATATGGATTGCATGATTGCTTGGGTTGAATCAGAAAAGAggcttaaaaaaaatcaaacaattgATTACAATATGCAACTTCAAATCAACAAAGAAAGACAACATTGGAGGCAAGTATTAACAAGAATAATCTCCATTGTGAAAACACTTGCTAAAAATATTTTGGCCTTTCGAGGGAATGATGAGAAACTTTATGTTGAGAATAATGGGCTATTTTTGCAAATGATAGAAATGATTGATGAGTTTGATCCAGTGATGGAAGAGCATGTTCGACGTTGTGAAGCAAGGGGATCTCAGTATACATATTTTAGTCTCAAAATTCAGAATGAATTGATAGAAACTTTGGCAAATGAAGTGAAAAGGTCAATCATTGCAAAAGTTAAGcatgcaaaatatttttcagaaatacTTGATTATACTCCAGATGCAAGTCATTAAGAACAAATGTCTCTAATGCTACGATGCTTAGATGATTCAACAGGCACACCAAAAGTAGAAGAATATTGGGTTGAGTTTTTGAAAGTGGATGACACATCAGGTCTTGGGTTATCAAGTGAACTTATGAATACGTTAACTAGAGTTGGGCTTGACATTGATGACATAAGAGGACAGGGGTATGAAAATGGATCTAACATGAGTGGAAGATACAAAGGTGTACAAAAAAGATTGCTTGAAATAAATCCTAGAGCTTTTTATACACCATgtggttgtcatagtcttaatttgaCCTTAGTTGATATGGTGGAATGTTGTCCTAAAGCCAAGTCATTCTTTGGAGTGGTGCAACGCATCTACacattgttttctttctctacaaagagatggaaaatttttaaagataaggTGTCTGGTTTGACTGTTAAGCCATTGTCAGATACCCATTGACAAAATCATGTTGAAAGTGTGAAAGTCATAAAAGAGCAAATTGTACATATAAGAGATGCTTTACTTGACTTGGCAGAAGTTGCTGAAGATTCTAAAACAAAGAGTGATGCTGAGACCTTATCCCATATGATCTTGAGAGTTTTGAGTTCTTGCTTGGAATAGTAATCTGGTATAACTTGTTACGAGCAATAAATACCGTGAGTAAGTTTATTCAATCTGAAGATATGGATATTGATATTGCGATCAATCTGTTACAAGGGTTTGATCAATTTCTTAATGAGTTCAGAGAAGAAGGGTTTGCTAGTTCCATGAATGAAGCTAAACAAATGGCAAGTGAAATGGGGATTGAACCTAAATTTCAAGAAAAACGCATCATTCGAAGAAAGAAACAATTTGATGAAAGTGACAATGATAATGTGAAACGATCATGTGAAGAGTCTTTtagagttgaatattttctatttataattgatcaaGCTCGATCTTCTCTTCAAGATCGATTTGAATAATTTAAACAATATCAAgagatttttggatttttattgAATTTGGAGAAGTTAAAGAGTGAGCATTTAACTAGCTTGATGAAATCTTATATGAAACTTCAATAATTTTTGAGTCACGATGGACGTTCAGACATTAATGGTGATGATTTGTGTTCAGAGTTGATGGTCGTGAGATGCTATttaacaaatgaaaaaaaaaacaattgataTGCTACCATGTCTGGCAAAACTAAATGATTTATTTCCAAATACTTGCATTGcctataagattttattaatcatACGAGTAACAGTTGCATCGGCAAAAAAAAGTTTCTCGAAGCTAAAGTTAATCAAGAATTATCTTCGATCAACAATGTCACAAGATATGGGCTAGCAATGTTATCAATTGAGAAAGAAATAGTCCGGCAATTAGATTATGCAAATTTGATAAATACTTTTACCTCTAAAACAGCTAAACGAGTACTGTTTATGTAATTATTTCAAATGTTTACTAACTTTTTATTgatgtaatatattatttttggcttatttgtgtattttatgtatTTATTATTTGTAAACTGAACATTACAATTATTTATCGATAAAAGGGTCATTTTTTATTTTCGCTTCGGGCCCTGTCAAATACCGGTACGGCTCTACTCCTTCGTATATAGTTAATTGCAACTTTAAGTTAAACAAACTTATTTGTTAGTAAATCAAACAATTGCTATTTAAATCAAGATATATCCCTTTGATTAATTTatcattaacaaaaaaaataattataattgtaAAAGCATCCAAAACAAAAAATGgataatatattttgataaaatagtttatttaatattttttccgAAAATTTGCCGAGAAAAATATAACCTTCGTCCTGTTAAACCCATTTATAGGGCCAAGTAAATTACTATAAGAGAACAACCATGAATCCACAATCGAATCGAAAGGCTCCACATATATCTCAGCCCTTCCTGCAATAGGATACAATATGATTTAATGATAAAAACATCCAAAACCAAAAATGggtaatatattttgataaaattgtttatttgatatttttttcaaaaaaaaattgccCATGAAAATATAAACCCCGTCCTGTTAACACATTTATAGAGTCAAGTAAATTACTATAAGAGAACAGTCATGAATCCACACCTGCAATGAGATACAATCCGAATTAATGGCAAAAGCATCCAAAACAAAAAATGggtaatatattttgataaaataatttatttgatattttttcaaaaaaaaaatcacccaTGAGAATTACCCATTTATCAGGCCAAGTAAATTACTATAAGAACGATCATGAATCCGTAATGGAATATAAACCCCGTCCTATTAGCCCATTTATAGTGCCAAGTAAATTACTATAGGAAAACGGTCATGAATCTACACTTGTAATGGGATACAATCTGATTTAATAGTAAAAGCATCCAAAACAAAAAAATGggtaatatattttgataaaatagtttatttaatattttttccaaaaaaattgCCCATAAAAATATAAACCCTGTACTATTAACCCATTTATAAGGTCAAGTAAATTACTATAAGAGAACGGTCATGAATCCACAATCGAATCAAAAGGCTCCACATGTATCTCAACCCTTCTTGCAATAGGATACAATCTGATTTAATGGTAAAAGCATCCAAAACAAAAAATGggtaatatattttgataaaatagtttatttgatattttttcaaaaaaaatttgccAATGAAAATATAAATCCCGTCCTATTAACCCATTTATAGGGCTAAGTAAATTACTATAAGAGAACAGTCATGAATCCACACCTACAATGGGATACAATCATTTAATGGCAAAagcattcaaaataaaaaataggtaatatattttgataaataatttatttgacatttttcaaaaaaaaatttgccATGAGAATATAAACTTCGTTCTATTAACCCATTTATAGGGCCATGTAAATTACTATAAGAGAAACGGTCATGAATCCACACCTACAATGGGATACAATTCGATTTAATGGTAAAAGCATCCACAATAAAAAATGAGTCAATGAGATACAATCCGATTTAATGGTAAAAGCATCCAAAACAAAAAATAggtaatatattttgataaaatattttatttgatatttaaaaaaaatactcatgAGAATATAACCCTCGTTCCGTTAATCCATTTATAGGGTCAAGTAAATTACTATAAGAACGATCATGAATCCACAATCGGATTGAAAGGCTCCACACACGTGTCTTAGTCCTCCCTGTAATGGGACACAATCCGATTTAATGGACACAAACCCCGTCCTGTTAACCTATTTATACGGCCAAGTAAATTACTATAAGAGAACGGTCATGAATCCACACCTACAATGAGATACAATCATTTAATGGCAAAAGCATCCAAAACAAAAAACAggtaatatattttgataaataatttatttctatttttcaaaaataaattgctCATGAGAATATAAACCTCGTCCTATTAACTCATTTATAGGGTCATGTAAATTACTATAAAAGAATGGTCATGAATCCACACCTACAATGGGATACAATCGGATTGAAAGGCTCCACACACGTGTCTTAGCCCTCCCTGTAATGGGACACAATCCAATTTAATGGACACCAATCCCGTCCTGTTAACCTATTTATACGGCCAAGTAAATTACTATAAGAGAACGGTCATGAATCCACACCTACAATGAGATACAATCATTTAATGGCAAAAGCATCCAAAACAAAAAACAggtaatatattttgataaataatttatttctatttttcaaaaataaattgctCATGAGAATATAAACCTCGTCCTATTAACCCATTTATAGGGTCATGTAAATTACTATAAAAGAATGGTCATGAATCCATACCTACAATGGGATACAATTCGATTTAGTGGTAAAAGCATCCAAAATAAAAAATGGGTCAATGCGATACAATCCGATTTAATGGTAAAAGCatccaaaacaaaaaaaataggtaatatattttgataaaatagtttatttgatattttttttaaaaaaaaaatacccatGAGAATATAAACCCCGTTCTGTTAACCCATTTATAAGGCCAAGTAAATTACTATTAGAACGGTCATGAATCCACAATTGAATCGAAAGGCTCCACACGTGTCTCAGCCCTCCCTATAATGGGACACAATCCGATTTAATGGACCGCAATTACACGCCCGCATCACTGCAGTACTGACCCGGGGATTTTCCTGGATCCTAGAATCCTATCACTTCATCCCATGGGTATGCTTCTGAGTCATATAGTTAAATTTTATATTGATCGAAGAATTTGGAAATTTTAGATGTGGGACTAAACATCAACCCGTAGGAATAATCCTTCAGCCTCCTAGCAATTGATTCAACTGAGGTCTTACCATGAGCACCACAAACCGCCGATGCAGATCCTGAGACCAgcacctcctcatcttcctagGCTGCTTCTGTTGCGAATGCAAACCACAGTGTGTGCCAGGCGCCGCCACCAGAGATGCTTCCGGGGATTCTTTAGTACACTTACGGCAACTAACTAGATGGTTATTGATGGCCGGAGTCACAAAGCCATGAGTGATCGCGGTAGAGCACAGAGAGAGGTCAGACAACACAGCGGCAGACTCATCTTCCGCCTTGGAGCTGTATAGTTCAAATACCGGCAGGGACGCGTCTCCGCCGTTCCGAGAATCACATACTGATTTCTGCAATCGGAACCAAAGGAATCCATTAAGAGCAAAAATCCTCCGAGAAATGAACAAAGATTCAATTTTTTCCCCAAATAAATGGCAAAGAATTATGTATTTCCGACCTCTTTAAAGTTCATCTTATCATGTTTTTGGAATGTTTACTTTCCTCGCAGATCCAGAGTTGGAAGGAGCTCGTCCAGTTCTTCTTATCTCTGAAATCCGAGCTACTCTCGTTGATTTTGCCCTTAATCGGCATGAATTCCAGGAACACACGCCCGAAACCCTCGGCGCGGAACCGATCGATCTCCCTCTTCAACTCCTCGATCACTGCGATCGAAATTcccaaacaaaagaacactaattTTAACCTAAAAGGATCCTGGCGAAATCAAATAAGGGAAGCACAGAAGGGAGGAGCATCGGACCGACCCTCGCAGACGAGACGAATGCAGAGAGGGAGCTCGCGCTTGAAAGCTTCGATCTTGCGCTTCTCCTCCTCCAAACTCTTGATGGACTCCTCCAGCCGCGACACCTGCCGccctctctccttgctctccgtCACCGCCTTCTTCACGAACCCGACAGCGACAGGCCGCATAGCGTACAGCTCTAACTCTGATCCCATCTACACCACCGGCGAACCTATCATCGTCGCCTCCGTCTCTCCGTCTCCGTCTCCGTCTCCGTCTCCGTCTCGCTGGGATGTAACGATGAAGAAACGAGAAATAGGGCGATTGATTTATAGACGGACCGGACCGGACCGGTCCGGTCCGGTCAATCGAGCCAAGATTCCCGGCGACTCGTAGTGATGAGATCTCGCGGCGCCGAAATGCCGCTTCTCAGTTCTCCGGATTTGGACTCCTTTGTGTCctatttatcattttttaaatatattgttGGTTATGTTTATTTTAAGTAATTATTAATTTCCCTCTTGTTTTTTTTCCTAGGAAACAATTTTTCTTTGATTTTCTGACTTTGTCAATGGTCAAATAAATCAAGCTCGTGGaatctattttttatatatataattgaaaTTCGTTAGTATTTATCTTAATTTGGTTAATTTTTTTCAATATTATCATGTCTCAAAAatttagataaaaataataatatggtATCCTATCCTATTTGGAATTGTATACTTTTGAacctatatatttatttttatctaaaaatttaaatatataaaattataagatATACATAATCAAGTCACTATAAGAGAATCTAcattaacttctttaaatataaaatttattttaaattttatattttacgtaaaaaaaaattatatcaattattctattcattttttaaatttatatttaaatttaagttaggaGACGGCTACTTTGAAGATCCGTTTAGTACTCTTAGCAGGTTGATCAGGTTTTTATCTTGTCCGTACAATTCCAACTCTAATCTAGTCTAGTCGCAAAGAGTGAGTTTCTTTGTCGTGTTATTCCTACCAGCGCTAAGCAAGAATAGTACTTGAAGTTGACTTCTAGTTCAGGGAAAATATTCTCTAGATCTATTCCATACATCGATCCAATTTACAAGACACCTGATGCGACGATAAGGAGGGGTCCATCTTGCAAGGGTTAGTTGTTACACTAGAAGTCAAAATTAGGGTGGTCAACGTTCAGGTATCATATA from Zingiber officinale cultivar Zhangliang chromosome 5B, Zo_v1.1, whole genome shotgun sequence encodes the following:
- the LOC121983812 gene encoding transcription factor HHO3-like, encoding MGSELELYAMRPVAVGFVKKAVTESKERGRQVSRLEESIKSLEEEKRKIEAFKRELPLCIRLVCEVIEELKREIDRFRAEGFGRVFLEFMPIKGKINESSSDFRDKKNWTSSFQLWICEESKHSKNMIR